A region from the Rosa rugosa chromosome 6, drRosRugo1.1, whole genome shotgun sequence genome encodes:
- the LOC133713596 gene encoding protein CER1-like 1: MVDGSSLVVAVILNSIPKETTQVLLRGKLTKVAVAIAFGLIQRGIKVATLHQDEYWELTKSLSESECRLVFEKTYAHKIWLVGNGLREQEQLSAPKGTIFVPFYQFPPKKLRKDCYYHCTPAMKIPKSLENVYSCENWLLRRVMSAWRIAGIVHALEGWNDHECGYTMSDIDKVWQATLRHGFQALIPTTTT; this comes from the exons ATGGTTGATGGCAGTAGCCTGGTTGTGGCTGTGATACTAAACAGTATTCCAAAAGAGACAACCCAAGTTCTTCTTAGAGGCAAACTCACAAAGGTTGCTGTTGCCATTGCCTTTGGTTTGATCCAGAGGGGTATaaag GTTGCTACATTACACCAGGACGAGTACTGGGAGCTCACTAAATCATTAAGTGAATCTGAATGCCGGTTGGTCTTCGAAAAAACCTATGCTCACAAG ATTTGGTTAGTGGGAAACGGATTAAGGGAGCAAGAACAGTTGAGTGCACCGAAAGGAACAATATTTGTTCCCTTCTACCAATTCCCACCAAAAAAGTTGCGAAAAGACTGTTACTATCATTGTACTCCAGCCATGAAGATCCCCAAGTCTCTTGAGAATGTTTACTCTTGTGAG AACTGGTTGCTAAGGAGGGTGATGAGTGCGTGGCGTATAGCTGGGATAGTACATGCATTGGAAGGTTGGAATGACCATGAGTGTGGTTATACCATGTCCGATATTGACAAAGTTTGGCAAGCTACTCTTCGACATGGCTTTCAGGCTCTGATCCCCACCACTACTACTTAA